In Thioalkalivibrio paradoxus ARh 1, the following are encoded in one genomic region:
- a CDS encoding putative signal transducing protein, translating to MKTVYTAADPIMAGFIEGVLQNAGIQAHVLQAGLYGAAGEIPPNECWARVVVVHENQAEQARKVILEYLETEADPDACDWSCPRCKEKIEAQFTQCWNCGYERGPQ from the coding sequence ATGAAGACCGTCTACACGGCTGCGGACCCGATCATGGCCGGTTTCATCGAAGGCGTGCTGCAGAATGCCGGCATCCAGGCCCATGTATTGCAGGCGGGGCTCTACGGAGCGGCGGGCGAGATCCCCCCGAACGAGTGCTGGGCCCGGGTCGTGGTCGTGCACGAGAATCAGGCCGAGCAGGCGCGCAAGGTGATTCTGGAATACCTGGAAACCGAGGCCGATCCGGATGCATGCGACTGGAGCTGCCCGCGCTGCAAGGAGAAAATCGAGGCTCAGTTCACCCAATGCTGGAACTGCGGCTACGAGCGCGGGCCGCAGTGA
- a CDS encoding protein-methionine-sulfoxide reductase heme-binding subunit MsrQ, with protein MHGRARSGRRSAALPPLAWWLVLSVGVLPAAWLAARVAGAFGGLGVNPIERLLADTGTVAMIALLVALSVTPLRRLTGWAAIGRLRRMLGLLAFAYASTHFVVWFGVDLFFDLVLILDDLTTRPYAMAGFGAWLILLLLALTSTRRAVALLGRHWVRLHRAVYLAGVLAVVHVVWLTRADYRDAMLYALVLGLLLGLRVVWTLKQRRRARGEPARNGVR; from the coding sequence ATGCACGGCCGGGCGCGGTCCGGGCGGCGATCTGCCGCGCTGCCACCGTTGGCATGGTGGCTGGTGCTGTCGGTCGGGGTGCTGCCCGCTGCCTGGCTGGCCGCCCGGGTCGCCGGGGCTTTTGGCGGTCTGGGCGTCAATCCGATCGAACGGCTCCTCGCGGATACGGGCACCGTGGCGATGATCGCGCTGCTGGTGGCGCTGTCGGTGACGCCGTTGCGGCGGCTGACCGGGTGGGCTGCGATCGGCCGGCTGCGGCGTATGCTGGGGCTGCTGGCCTTCGCGTACGCCAGCACGCACTTCGTGGTCTGGTTCGGGGTCGACCTGTTCTTCGACCTGGTGCTGATCCTGGACGACCTGACCACGCGCCCGTATGCGATGGCGGGCTTCGGTGCCTGGCTGATTCTGCTGCTGCTTGCGCTGACCTCGACCCGGCGCGCGGTGGCGCTGCTGGGCCGCCACTGGGTGCGCCTGCACCGGGCGGTGTACCTGGCCGGGGTACTTGCGGTCGTGCACGTCGTCTGGCTGACCCGGGCCGATTACCGGGACGCGATGCTGTACGCGCTGGTTCTGGGGCTTCTGCTCGGGCTTCGAGTCGTCTGGACGCTGAAGCAGCGCCGCAGAGCCCGCGGGGAGCCCGCGCGAAATGGGGTTCGCTGA
- a CDS encoding PA3496 family putative envelope integrity protein, which translates to MMTLSDDLSLDYDDDTMDIGAMQRAQANPLAARRSLERLLEQRALRSRLRDDLDEGVALDDLDW; encoded by the coding sequence ATGATGACCCTGAGCGACGACCTGAGCCTGGACTACGACGACGACACGATGGACATCGGTGCGATGCAGCGCGCCCAGGCGAATCCGCTGGCGGCACGGCGTTCGCTGGAACGCCTGCTCGAACAGCGGGCGCTGCGCAGCCGCCTGCGCGACGACCTCGACGAGGGCGTTGCGCTGGACGACCTGGACTGGTGA
- the msrP gene encoding protein-methionine-sulfoxide reductase catalytic subunit MsrP, with translation MLIRTRRRSEPQPSEITPREVYRRRRDFLRGGLALGAGLLLPAAGQGNPALEYTSGAFSTDENLTPYEDITTYNNFFELGTGKSDPARNAHRLKTEPWTVAVDGACANPGQYALEDFLRPWALEERIYRLRCVEGWSMVIPWVGFELNRVLKKAEPDGSARYVAFETVLDPDNLPGQRRPVLEWPYTEGLRLDEAMHPLTLLAVGLYGEELPNQNGAPLRLVVPWKYGFKSIKSIVRIHFTEDEPPTAWNRAQPNEYGFYSNVNPDVPHPRWSQRTERRIGELRRRRTEMFNGYGDEVAHLYEGMDLKRYF, from the coding sequence ATGCTGATCCGCACCCGTCGTCGATCCGAGCCGCAACCCAGCGAGATCACGCCCCGCGAGGTCTATCGTCGCAGACGCGATTTCCTCCGGGGCGGACTGGCCCTTGGCGCAGGGCTGCTGCTGCCCGCGGCAGGCCAGGGGAATCCGGCGCTCGAGTACACCTCCGGAGCGTTCTCGACCGACGAGAACCTGACGCCGTACGAGGACATCACGACCTACAACAACTTCTTCGAACTGGGCACGGGCAAGTCGGACCCGGCGCGCAATGCGCATCGTCTCAAGACCGAGCCCTGGACGGTCGCGGTCGACGGCGCCTGTGCCAACCCCGGGCAGTATGCGCTCGAGGACTTCTTGCGCCCCTGGGCGCTCGAGGAGCGGATCTATCGCTTGCGCTGCGTCGAAGGCTGGTCGATGGTGATCCCCTGGGTCGGTTTCGAACTCAACCGGGTGCTGAAGAAGGCCGAGCCCGATGGCTCGGCGCGCTACGTTGCGTTCGAAACCGTGTTGGATCCCGACAACCTGCCCGGGCAGCGGCGCCCGGTATTGGAGTGGCCGTATACCGAGGGGTTGCGGCTGGACGAGGCCATGCATCCGCTGACCCTGCTCGCGGTGGGCCTGTATGGCGAGGAACTGCCGAACCAGAACGGCGCGCCGCTGCGGCTGGTGGTGCCGTGGAAATACGGCTTCAAGAGCATCAAGTCGATCGTTCGCATCCACTTCACCGAGGACGAGCCGCCGACCGCCTGGAATCGGGCGCAGCCGAACGAGTACGGGTTCTACAGCAACGTGAATCCCGACGTCCCGCACCCGCGCTGGTCGCAGCGCACCGAGCGCCGGATCGGTGAATTGCGCCGGCGCCGGACGGAGATGTTCAACGGCTATGGCGACGAGGTTGCCCATCTCTACGAAGGGATGGACCTGAAACGGTACTTCTGA
- a CDS encoding lipocalin-like domain-containing protein, which yields MAVILGAVLLAACGSAPPPDADGEATVTRVSEALGGTDTGGYNRADTPREFAFPRDHGPHEGFRNEWWYLTGNLDDAEGGRYGFHITFFRVALAPAFSGDPAALQSQWAARHVWMGHTAVTDVRRGRHVSDERFAREAVGLAGATDPAGSVWLEDWRLSGLDAERWQIDFDSGPYLLALELTPLRDPVLQGDAGLSQKGREQGNASYYYSVPRIAVQGVVEDERGPREVTGQAWLDREWSTSALDENQVGWDWFALQLDDGTDIMYYQLRQHDGTPDPLSKGRWMPADGEDRLLRPDAVRLTPTRFARVATGNRYPVAWRLAIPAEDVELAEDVELVVEAVLDDQEMQSFIRYWEGAVDVRTPDGRKIGRGFVELTGYDEERSLTAGR from the coding sequence CTGGCCGTGATTCTGGGCGCGGTGTTGCTGGCCGCCTGCGGTTCCGCGCCGCCCCCGGACGCGGACGGAGAGGCCACCGTCACCCGGGTCAGCGAGGCCCTCGGCGGGACCGATACCGGTGGCTATAACCGTGCCGATACGCCGCGCGAGTTCGCCTTCCCGCGCGATCACGGTCCGCACGAGGGGTTTCGCAACGAATGGTGGTACCTCACCGGCAACCTCGACGATGCCGAGGGTGGACGGTACGGCTTCCACATCACCTTTTTCCGGGTCGCGCTGGCGCCCGCCTTCTCGGGGGATCCGGCCGCGCTGCAGTCGCAGTGGGCGGCGCGCCATGTCTGGATGGGGCATACGGCGGTGACCGACGTCCGGCGGGGTCGGCACGTGTCGGACGAGCGCTTTGCCCGCGAGGCGGTGGGGCTGGCTGGTGCCACCGACCCTGCGGGCTCGGTCTGGCTGGAGGACTGGCGCCTCTCGGGGCTGGATGCGGAGCGGTGGCAGATCGATTTCGACTCCGGCCCGTACCTTCTGGCACTGGAGCTGACCCCGCTGCGCGACCCGGTGCTGCAGGGGGACGCCGGATTGAGCCAGAAGGGCCGCGAGCAGGGCAACGCCTCGTACTATTACTCGGTGCCGCGCATTGCGGTGCAGGGCGTCGTCGAGGACGAGCGCGGGCCGCGGGAAGTGACCGGGCAGGCCTGGCTCGACCGCGAGTGGAGCACCAGTGCGCTGGACGAAAACCAGGTCGGCTGGGACTGGTTCGCGCTGCAGCTCGACGACGGCACCGACATCATGTACTACCAGTTGCGCCAGCACGACGGCACGCCGGATCCCCTGTCCAAGGGCCGCTGGATGCCCGCGGACGGCGAGGACCGCCTGCTGCGTCCCGACGCGGTGCGGCTGACGCCCACCCGGTTCGCCCGCGTCGCGACCGGGAACCGCTACCCGGTCGCCTGGCGGCTGGCGATTCCGGCGGAAGATGTGGAGCTGGCGGAAGATGTGGAGCTGGTCGTGGAAGCGGTGCTGGACGACCAGGAGATGCAGTCGTTCATACGGTACTGGGAAGGCGCGGTCGATGTTCGCACACCGGACGGCCGCAAGATCGGACGCGGCTTCGTCGAGCTGACCGGCTATGACGAGGAGCGTTCGCTCACCGCTGGCCGATGA
- a CDS encoding NUDIX domain-containing protein — protein MFDPNHDPLHEATIGSELLFEGKAVALYRDRVRLPDGSEGVREYIRHPGAVLIVAQLPDTRLLFVRQYRYALRRAVLELPAGRIDPGEQPEACARRELLEETGYRAGVWQPLGSMHTCVGYSDERIDVYLARDLIEVGAEPDDGEFLEILSLTPDAAEQAARDGRITDAKTLSALFLALPQLRG, from the coding sequence ATGTTCGACCCCAACCACGACCCATTGCACGAAGCGACGATCGGCTCCGAACTGCTGTTCGAGGGCAAGGCCGTCGCGCTGTATCGCGACCGCGTGCGCCTGCCCGACGGCAGCGAGGGGGTGCGCGAGTACATTCGCCACCCAGGCGCAGTGCTGATCGTCGCCCAACTCCCCGACACCCGCCTGCTGTTCGTTCGCCAGTACCGCTATGCACTGAGACGCGCGGTTCTCGAACTGCCCGCCGGCCGCATCGATCCGGGGGAACAGCCGGAGGCCTGCGCCCGTCGCGAGCTGCTGGAGGAGACCGGGTATCGCGCGGGGGTCTGGCAACCGCTCGGGTCGATGCACACCTGCGTCGGCTACTCCGACGAGCGGATCGACGTGTATCTGGCGCGCGACCTGATCGAGGTCGGCGCCGAGCCCGACGACGGCGAGTTTCTGGAGATTCTCAGCCTGACTCCGGACGCCGCCGAACAGGCGGCCCGGGACGGGCGCATCACCGATGCCAAGACGCTTTCCGCGCTGTTCCTGGCGCTGCCGCAACTGCGCGGCTGA
- the mgtE gene encoding magnesium transporter, with product MNAIIEEGPTLADHLRTALEHGEIDQLSELIDAHPAQDIAQALGELPRQHWHALFERLNHERTAEIYAHLPTEHQTVLLEQLDPAEATRLIGELSYDDAAAVLEELEDDHVEAILEALPDDDQQVLTSLLAYPEESAGRIMTPEFATVRPEWTVAEALDHLREHSEIAETVNTIFAVSPEGQLLGWVRLKELLLSRPSLTVGSRIHTDIVSVEAHEDQEEAARRISHYDLDVLPVVDERGVILGIITVDDVLDVIREETTEDFHRMAAVGDLTLSLRDASMRLLYRKRVGWLLILVLVNILSGTAIAFFEASIEAVVALVFFLPMVIATGGNAGAQASTLIVRALATGDVQTRDWLRLGAKEVSVATGLGLAMAASIWLGGNWLGNLEVANAVAIAMFLVVVFGSLFGMTLPFVLTRLRLDPATASAPLITSVVDVLGIIIYFGVATAILQLN from the coding sequence ATGAATGCCATTATCGAAGAAGGCCCGACGCTCGCCGATCACCTGCGCACCGCGCTGGAACATGGGGAGATCGACCAGCTCTCCGAGTTGATCGACGCGCATCCCGCTCAGGATATCGCGCAAGCGCTCGGCGAGCTGCCGCGCCAGCACTGGCACGCGCTGTTCGAGCGCCTGAACCACGAGCGCACCGCCGAGATCTATGCGCACCTCCCCACCGAACACCAGACCGTTCTTCTCGAGCAGCTCGACCCCGCCGAGGCGACGCGGCTGATCGGCGAGCTGTCCTACGACGACGCGGCCGCGGTACTCGAAGAACTCGAAGACGACCACGTCGAAGCCATCCTCGAGGCCCTGCCGGATGACGACCAGCAGGTCCTGACGTCGCTGCTCGCCTACCCGGAAGAGAGCGCCGGGCGGATCATGACGCCCGAGTTCGCGACCGTACGCCCCGAGTGGACCGTCGCCGAGGCGCTCGATCATCTGCGCGAACACAGCGAGATCGCGGAAACGGTGAACACCATCTTCGCGGTCTCGCCCGAGGGTCAGCTGCTCGGCTGGGTACGGCTGAAGGAGTTGCTGCTCAGCCGGCCAAGCCTGACCGTGGGCTCGCGCATCCACACCGACATCGTGAGCGTCGAGGCGCACGAGGACCAGGAAGAGGCGGCGCGGCGCATCAGCCACTACGACCTGGACGTGCTCCCGGTCGTCGACGAACGCGGCGTGATCCTCGGCATCATCACCGTCGACGACGTACTCGACGTGATCCGGGAGGAAACGACCGAGGATTTCCACCGCATGGCGGCGGTCGGGGACCTGACCCTCTCGCTCCGCGATGCGAGCATGCGTCTACTGTATCGGAAACGGGTCGGCTGGCTGCTGATCCTGGTACTCGTCAACATCCTGTCCGGAACCGCAATCGCATTCTTCGAGGCATCGATCGAGGCGGTGGTGGCATTGGTCTTCTTTCTGCCGATGGTCATCGCCACCGGCGGCAACGCCGGCGCCCAGGCGTCGACGCTGATCGTGCGCGCGCTGGCAACGGGCGATGTCCAGACCCGGGACTGGCTCCGGCTCGGCGCGAAAGAGGTGTCGGTCGCCACCGGACTTGGCCTCGCGATGGCGGCCTCGATATGGCTCGGGGGCAACTGGCTCGGCAACCTCGAGGTCGCGAACGCGGTCGCGATCGCGATGTTCCTGGTCGTGGTATTCGGCTCCCTGTTCGGCATGACGCTGCCCTTCGTGCTCACGCGTCTAAGACTCGATCCAGCCACGGCGAGCGCACCCCTGATCACTTCCGTCGTGGACGTGCTCGGTATCATCATCTATTTCGGCGTCGCCACCGCAATCCTGCAGCTCAACTGA
- the mgtE gene encoding magnesium transporter — MEHNLEQFVVEIRELLRLDDRDGLRETLDFMRVQDIAWVLMELGGDDLAVVFNRLPPGRKADVFGYLDPEYQTRLLGQTPRADARFLLSEMDTDDLTALLQGLDNEQLRDYLRLLPFRAIRRALKQLDYPENSVGRVMSSDVVAVEPEWSMKRALAFIRRNADEHSNNVIFVVDDDRRLLAAVPIRHFLRGRPDDPVATVLPPNPPVTVSVLDDPIEAARRIQHYDLETLPVVGDDGVLLGVVTVDDVVDLLEAESTEDFHKMGSVGSLSLSVQNASAGLLIRKRVGWLLVLVAFNTIGGYVISRYEEAIEALVVLVFFLPLIIDSGGNAGAQSSTLMVRAIATGDVTARDWLKLWGKEIGVSVSLGVTMGIAVAALGFWRGGFELALLVAIAMMLIVAAASIIGMLLPIILSRLKMDPATASVPLVTALADISGIMIYFALAVAIFNITIAGT; from the coding sequence ATGGAGCACAATCTTGAACAGTTCGTCGTCGAGATACGGGAACTGCTCCGCCTGGACGATCGCGACGGCCTGCGCGAGACGCTGGACTTCATGCGCGTGCAGGACATCGCCTGGGTATTGATGGAGCTCGGCGGCGACGACCTCGCGGTCGTGTTCAACCGCTTGCCACCCGGGCGCAAGGCGGACGTGTTCGGCTACCTGGACCCCGAATACCAGACCCGCCTGCTCGGCCAGACCCCGCGCGCCGACGCCCGCTTCCTGCTGTCGGAGATGGATACCGACGACCTGACCGCACTGCTGCAAGGTCTGGACAACGAACAACTGCGCGACTACCTGCGACTGCTGCCCTTTCGCGCAATCCGCCGCGCGCTGAAGCAGCTGGACTACCCCGAAAACTCGGTCGGCCGCGTGATGTCCTCGGATGTGGTGGCCGTGGAACCGGAATGGAGCATGAAGCGCGCGCTGGCCTTCATCCGCCGCAATGCCGACGAGCATTCCAACAACGTGATCTTCGTCGTCGACGACGACCGCCGGCTTCTCGCGGCGGTGCCGATCCGGCATTTTCTGCGCGGGCGCCCGGACGACCCCGTCGCAACCGTGCTGCCGCCGAATCCGCCGGTGACGGTGTCGGTACTCGACGACCCGATCGAGGCGGCCCGCCGGATCCAGCACTACGACCTCGAAACCCTGCCGGTGGTCGGCGACGACGGCGTGCTCCTCGGCGTGGTGACGGTCGACGACGTGGTGGACTTGCTGGAAGCCGAGTCCACCGAGGATTTCCACAAGATGGGCTCGGTGGGCAGCCTGAGCCTGAGCGTGCAGAATGCCAGTGCGGGCCTGCTGATTCGAAAACGCGTGGGTTGGCTGCTCGTGCTGGTGGCCTTCAACACGATCGGCGGCTATGTGATCTCGCGCTACGAGGAGGCGATCGAGGCGCTGGTGGTGCTGGTATTCTTCCTGCCGCTGATCATCGACTCCGGCGGCAACGCGGGCGCGCAGAGTTCCACCTTGATGGTGCGCGCGATCGCGACCGGAGACGTCACCGCACGGGACTGGCTGAAGCTCTGGGGCAAGGAGATCGGCGTATCGGTATCGCTCGGTGTCACGATGGGGATCGCCGTGGCGGCGCTCGGGTTCTGGCGCGGAGGCTTCGAACTGGCGCTGCTGGTCGCGATCGCGATGATGCTGATCGTGGCTGCCGCCAGCATCATCGGGATGCTTCTCCCGATCATTCTGAGCCGGCTGAAAATGGATCCCGCAACGGCCAGCGTGCCGCTGGTGACGGCTCTCGCGGATATCTCCGGCATCATGATCTACTTCGCGCTGGCCGTTGCGATCTTCAACATCACCATCGCCGGGACCTGA
- a CDS encoding ABC transporter permease produces the protein MLTILGVVIAVAVVLAVDLANQSAQRAFDRSMLEVAGAATHQILGPAEGFDERHYRDLRLAGWRDLAPVVEGALRLESGETVYLLGVDPLAEDPFREAASGFGSIPVQRLMTEPGTVLVPPEWLQRQGIDGESTLRARGAAGLHRLTALPAPAGAAQGQIWVADIATAQMLLDRAGRLDRIDVRLDRGGRAEDLKAQLPPGLELIAVGARDAAARELAQAFRINLTAMSLLALLIAVFLVYNTQTFSVLRRLQVLGSLHLVGVGRGQVVGVVLFEAFLVGLIGTVLGTLFGIWLAQGLVGQVARTVSDHFFTVAVTAVEPRPLALAAVLALGLGLTVLAALAPALEAAGSRGMGASGRAAVERRARNLTGYLFATGLLGLLAGAWIAALGLGGLVGGFVALFLMITGFLLLLPRLLALALRWLGGPVADRFDSPLPRLAGRSLERSLSRSGPAVVALTLALAAAIGVSVLVGSFRVSVADWLGQTLTSDVYLVSAGPAAARSSSRLPGDWADTVRQWPEVASVSTATTLETPSGLGVIDLFLLSPHADWLDHLPLVSGAAPDLDARLRESDAVLITEGFAAHHALDLGDRIEIATPQGRRSFDVAGIYRDYSNPSGTVLMRAERYDPGSAREFASMGLRAAEGVTVEALEARLDAWAREQDRPALVTLPETIEAESLAIFDRTFAITHLLRLITLFVAFVAILSALVALQMERAREYAVLRSTGLLPAGVGQLVFLQGGLLGLYAALAAIPLGLSMGWVLIEVINREAFGWRMDVLLPGMPLVENVALGIGAALLASIYPAWRLARMPLVPALRVQA, from the coding sequence ATGCTGACCATCCTCGGTGTGGTGATTGCGGTGGCGGTGGTGCTTGCGGTCGACCTGGCCAACCAGTCCGCGCAGCGCGCCTTCGACCGCTCGATGCTCGAGGTCGCCGGGGCTGCGACGCACCAGATCCTGGGGCCAGCCGAAGGGTTCGACGAACGGCATTACCGGGATCTGCGTCTTGCCGGATGGCGTGACCTCGCCCCGGTCGTCGAGGGGGCGCTACGGCTCGAGTCCGGCGAGACGGTGTACCTGCTCGGCGTCGACCCGCTGGCCGAGGATCCGTTTCGCGAGGCCGCCTCCGGCTTCGGTTCGATCCCGGTGCAGCGTCTGATGACCGAGCCGGGCACAGTGCTGGTGCCGCCCGAATGGCTGCAGCGCCAGGGCATCGACGGCGAATCGACGCTGCGCGCGCGCGGCGCGGCGGGCCTGCACAGGCTGACGGCGCTGCCCGCCCCCGCGGGCGCGGCACAGGGCCAGATCTGGGTTGCCGACATCGCGACCGCTCAGATGCTGCTGGACCGGGCCGGGCGGCTCGACCGGATCGACGTGCGTCTCGACCGCGGCGGTCGCGCAGAAGACCTCAAGGCGCAACTGCCGCCGGGGCTGGAGTTGATCGCCGTGGGCGCGCGCGACGCCGCCGCCCGCGAGCTGGCGCAGGCGTTTCGAATCAACCTGACCGCGATGAGCCTGCTCGCGCTATTGATCGCGGTGTTCCTCGTCTACAACACGCAGACCTTTTCCGTGCTGCGCCGGCTCCAGGTGCTGGGTTCGCTGCACCTGGTCGGCGTCGGGCGTGGGCAGGTGGTGGGCGTGGTGCTGTTCGAGGCCTTCCTGGTTGGGCTGATCGGCACCGTGCTCGGGACCCTGTTCGGGATCTGGCTCGCACAGGGGCTGGTGGGGCAGGTGGCGCGCACGGTGTCGGATCACTTTTTCACAGTCGCGGTGACCGCCGTCGAGCCGCGCCCGCTGGCGCTGGCGGCTGTGCTGGCACTGGGGCTGGGACTTACGGTGCTGGCGGCATTGGCGCCGGCGCTGGAGGCGGCCGGCAGCCGCGGGATGGGCGCGTCCGGGCGGGCGGCGGTGGAACGCCGCGCCCGCAACCTGACCGGCTACCTGTTCGCGACCGGATTGCTGGGACTGCTGGCCGGCGCGTGGATTGCGGCGCTGGGTCTCGGGGGGCTCGTCGGCGGTTTCGTCGCGCTGTTCCTGATGATCACCGGTTTCCTGCTATTGCTGCCGCGGCTGCTCGCGTTGGCGCTGCGCTGGCTCGGCGGCCCGGTCGCGGACCGCTTCGACAGCCCGCTGCCGCGGCTCGCCGGGCGCAGCCTCGAGCGCAGCCTGTCGCGCAGCGGCCCGGCGGTGGTCGCGCTGACGCTGGCATTGGCGGCGGCGATCGGCGTCAGCGTGCTGGTCGGGAGTTTCCGCGTCAGCGTCGCCGACTGGCTAGGACAGACGCTGACCTCCGATGTCTACTTGGTCTCGGCCGGGCCGGCTGCGGCGCGCAGCTCCTCCCGGCTGCCCGGCGACTGGGCGGACACTGTGCGTCAGTGGCCGGAGGTCGCGTCGGTCAGTACCGCGACCACGCTGGAGACGCCTTCCGGGCTTGGCGTGATCGACCTGTTCCTGCTGTCCCCGCATGCCGACTGGCTTGACCACCTGCCGCTGGTCTCAGGCGCTGCCCCGGACCTGGACGCGCGCCTGCGCGAGAGCGACGCGGTGCTGATCACCGAGGGTTTCGCTGCACACCACGCGCTGGATCTCGGCGACCGGATCGAGATCGCAACCCCGCAGGGCCGGCGCAGCTTCGACGTGGCCGGGATCTACCGCGACTACAGCAACCCCAGCGGGACCGTATTGATGCGCGCCGAACGCTACGACCCCGGGTCTGCCCGCGAGTTTGCCTCGATGGGGCTGCGTGCCGCCGAGGGTGTGACCGTTGAGGCTCTGGAGGCCAGGCTGGACGCCTGGGCGCGGGAGCAGGACCGGCCGGCGCTGGTGACCCTCCCCGAGACGATCGAGGCCGAATCCTTGGCGATCTTCGACCGAACGTTCGCGATCACCCACCTGCTGCGGCTGATCACGCTGTTCGTCGCGTTCGTCGCGATCCTCAGCGCGCTGGTCGCGCTGCAGATGGAGCGGGCCCGCGAGTATGCGGTGCTGCGCAGCACCGGCCTGCTTCCGGCCGGCGTGGGGCAGCTGGTGTTCCTGCAGGGCGGGCTGCTGGGCCTGTACGCGGCGCTTGCAGCGATTCCGCTGGGGCTCAGTATGGGCTGGGTCCTGATCGAGGTGATCAACCGCGAGGCCTTCGGCTGGCGCATGGACGTGCTGCTGCCGGGGATGCCCCTGGTCGAGAACGTCGCGCTCGGTATCGGCGCGGCGTTGTTGGCGTCGATCTACCCGGCCTGGCGGCTCGCCCGTATGCCGCTGGTGCCGGCGTTGCGGGTGCAGGCATGA
- a CDS encoding ABC transporter ATP-binding protein — MANEPDSVLECRSLGFSYSGGGGSVPVLDALDLRLARGERVAIVGESGSGKSTLLHLAAGLERPTSGAVRLNGIDLGSLDERERTLRRRRELGIVFQAFHLIPTLTAAENVALPLELSGLARGREARARAESELANVALTDKTDRYPEQLSGGEQQRVAIARALVHRPRLILADEPTGNLDSNTGEAVFRLLLARVEASGSALLMVTHSDALAARLDRRVRMVDGHLLDHPFRAAVGTER, encoded by the coding sequence ATGGCGAACGAACCCGATTCAGTCCTCGAATGCCGGTCTCTGGGGTTCTCCTATTCCGGGGGCGGCGGCAGCGTGCCGGTGCTGGATGCGCTCGATCTGCGGCTCGCGCGCGGCGAACGGGTCGCGATCGTCGGCGAAAGCGGCAGCGGCAAGTCGACCCTGCTGCATCTTGCCGCGGGTCTGGAACGGCCGACCTCGGGGGCAGTGCGGCTGAACGGCATCGACCTGGGCAGCCTCGACGAGCGCGAGCGCACGCTGCGCCGGCGCCGCGAGCTGGGGATCGTGTTCCAGGCGTTTCACCTGATTCCCACCCTGACCGCGGCCGAGAACGTCGCGTTGCCGCTGGAGCTGTCGGGGCTGGCGCGCGGGCGCGAGGCGCGTGCGCGGGCGGAATCGGAACTCGCGAACGTGGCACTCACCGACAAGACGGACCGTTATCCCGAGCAGCTCTCCGGCGGCGAGCAGCAGCGGGTCGCGATTGCCCGGGCGCTGGTGCACCGCCCGCGCCTGATCCTGGCGGACGAGCCCACGGGAAACCTGGACTCGAACACCGGCGAGGCGGTGTTCCGCCTGCTGCTCGCGCGGGTGGAGGCCTCCGGAAGCGCGCTGCTGATGGTGACCCACAGCGACGCCCTTGCCGCGCGGTTGGACCGCAGGGTCCGGATGGTCGACGGGCATCTGCTGGACCACCCGTTCCGGGCTGCGGTCGGTACTGAACGATGA